The genomic stretch CAGGGCGTTGTCGATGCCCCACGCGATGAGCGTCGGGCCGGCGACCTGTCCACCGGTGGAGAGCACCACGACGACGGCGATGCCCCACAGCCGTGCCTTGAGCGGGGCCGCGAGCGAGCTGAGCAGCGACAGCGACCGGCCGCGGAGGCGACGACTCTCGGCCTTCGTGAAGTCCTCGCGCTCCTCGCCGCGGGTGCCGTGCACGGTGATGGACGCGGTGACCGGGGCTGCTGCCTCGGCCGCCTGCGTGCCGGTGCCGACCTGCGCGATCGGCACCGAACCTCCCCCCACGGCCTCGGCCGCCACGTCGCTCCGCAAGCTCCGCGACGCGTCGGTACCGGGCCGCGTGGGCCCAGGCTCCTGGTCGACGGTCACGGGCCGGTCGTGGTCGGTCTCGTTGCTCATGCCATCGCCTCCTCTCGGTCCTCGGCGTCGTCGTCGTCGAGCGACGAGATGACGAAGCGGTAGTGCTCGTTGGTGGCCATCAGCTCCGAGTGGGTGCCGACGGCGGTGACACGGCCGTTCTCCATGAGTGCCACGCGGTCGGCGAGGGTCACGGTGGACGGACGGTGGGCGACGATGAGCGAGGTCGTCTCGGCGAGGACCCGGCGGAGGCCGGCCTCGACGCGCGCCTCGGTGTCGACGTCGAGCGCGGACAGCGGGTCGTCGAGCACGAGCACGCTCGGCCGCGCGGCGATCGCCCGGGCCAGTGCCAGACGCTGCCGCTGGCCGCCGGAGAGGGACAGTCCCTCTTCACCGACGCGGGTGTCGACGCCGTCCGGCAGGTCGTCGACGAAGGACGCCTGGGCGATGTCGAGCGCCTCACGCATCACCCGGTCGGCCTCGGCACCGGACAGGTCCGGCCGGCCGAGCAGGACGTTGTCGCGGACGCTGGACGAGAACAGCGTGGCGTCCTCGAACGCGACGCCGACGTGCCGACGGAGTTCGGCGCGGGTGAGGTCGCGGACGTCGACGCCGTCGATCGTCACCGATCCCCCGGTCACGTCGTACAGCCGCGGGACGAGCGAGAGCAGCGTCGTCTTGCCGGAACCGGTGAGCCCGACCAGCGCCATCGTCTCGCCCGGTCGGAGCTGCAGCTCGACGCCGTTCACCAGGTCGGGGAACTGCGGCGGGGAGTCCTGGTAGCGGAAGTGCGTCGCGTTGAACGACAGCGCACCACGCGGTTCGGTGATCGTCTTCGGCGATGCCGGGTCGGTGATCGTGTTCTCGGAGTCCATGACCTCGAAGAACCGGTCGACGGCGGTGCGGGTGTCGAAGGTCATCGACAGGAAGAACCCGATCGACTCGATCGGGAAGCGCAGGACCGTCGCCGTCGCGAAGAACGCGAACAGCTGGCCGACGCTCAGCTCCCCCTGGCTGGCGAGCCAGAT from Curtobacterium sp. MCLR17_032 encodes the following:
- a CDS encoding ABC transporter ATP-binding protein, which translates into the protein MSQVPHREPAPTPARPSTARAIARIWPYVKPYRWRLFGGMLAALGASVVALVIPYVLQALVDGPLASGDGSRIWPAGLGVLALGILEAFFIASRRKMVMRPSTRIEASMRNALYAKLQDLPVAFHDRWESGQLLSRSVSDLSLIRRWLAFGIVLLVVNVVTIVIGFGVLFTFGWQLGLIFLVASIPVWVNSVLFERKYSIVARRSQDQVGDLATSVEQSVHGIRVLKAFGRGRYKLDEFAEQAEQLRGTEIEKAKAIAAIWFWLLLVPDVAFALCLLAGIWLASQGELSVGQLFAFFATATVLRFPIESIGFFLSMTFDTRTAVDRFFEVMDSENTITDPASPKTITEPRGALSFNATHFRYQDSPPQFPDLVNGVELQLRPGETMALVGLTGSGKTTLLSLVPRLYDVTGGSVTIDGVDVRDLTRAELRRHVGVAFEDATLFSSSVRDNVLLGRPDLSGAEADRVMREALDIAQASFVDDLPDGVDTRVGEEGLSLSGGQRQRLALARAIAARPSVLVLDDPLSALDVDTEARVEAGLRRVLAETTSLIVAHRPSTVTLADRVALMENGRVTAVGTHSELMATNEHYRFVISSLDDDDAEDREEAMA